The following proteins come from a genomic window of Microbacterium lemovicicum:
- a CDS encoding APC family permease — protein MTTTPIDLTRPDGKGLAAGTLGLWGSTVIGLASTAPAYSLVATLGFVVLAVGAQAPIVFVIAFIPMLFIAFAYRELNNAVPDCGTTFTWGTKAFGPWIGWMGGWGVAAAGMIVLANLAQIAGIYFWALIDGIVGSGEDALLSDNVPLVTATGVVFIAAMTWVSWRGVEIGERIQNILLALQYAALGLFVVAALFQFFTGSAPDATPFDWAWFNPFAGSDWGSFVEASLLAIFIYWGWDTCLALNEETRDPKRIPGRAALLTTVILLVTYVGVTIAAMMYAGLGEEGTGLGNEANADDFFLGIKDGLLGPFGWILVLAVMISAISSTQTTILPTARGTLAMAAYKALPRRFYRVHPVYKTPSFSTLVMGVVAIVYYVGMTLISDNILQDSILSLGLAIAFYYAITGYACVWYFRKELFDSARNFFYRFLFPLLGALMLTYAFVQSAIDMYDVDYGYTVLFGIGGTFVLGIGSLAIGVVLMLIWFQFPRAKAFFRGQSLNRDTEVLVPEDGADLVRSVDGGI, from the coding sequence GTGACTACCACTCCGATCGACCTCACCCGACCCGACGGGAAGGGCCTCGCCGCGGGCACACTCGGCCTCTGGGGCTCCACCGTCATCGGGCTCGCCTCCACAGCCCCCGCCTATTCGCTCGTCGCAACCCTCGGCTTCGTCGTCCTCGCCGTCGGCGCCCAGGCGCCCATCGTGTTCGTGATCGCCTTCATCCCGATGCTGTTCATCGCCTTCGCCTACCGCGAGCTGAACAACGCGGTCCCCGACTGCGGCACGACCTTCACGTGGGGCACGAAGGCGTTCGGCCCCTGGATCGGATGGATGGGCGGCTGGGGCGTCGCCGCAGCCGGCATGATCGTGCTCGCCAACCTCGCACAGATCGCCGGGATCTACTTCTGGGCGCTCATCGACGGCATCGTGGGCAGCGGTGAAGACGCCCTGCTCTCCGACAACGTCCCGCTCGTCACCGCGACCGGTGTCGTCTTCATCGCGGCGATGACCTGGGTCAGCTGGCGGGGGGTGGAGATCGGCGAGCGCATCCAGAACATCCTGCTCGCCCTCCAGTACGCCGCGCTCGGCCTCTTCGTCGTCGCGGCCCTCTTCCAGTTCTTCACCGGCTCCGCGCCCGATGCGACCCCGTTCGACTGGGCCTGGTTCAACCCGTTCGCCGGCAGCGACTGGGGCAGCTTCGTCGAGGCGAGCCTGCTGGCGATCTTCATCTACTGGGGCTGGGACACCTGTCTCGCCCTCAACGAGGAGACCCGCGACCCCAAGCGCATCCCGGGTCGCGCCGCGCTGCTGACGACCGTCATCCTCCTCGTCACCTACGTCGGCGTCACGATCGCGGCGATGATGTACGCGGGGCTCGGCGAAGAGGGAACCGGACTCGGCAACGAGGCGAACGCCGACGACTTCTTCCTCGGGATCAAGGACGGCCTCCTCGGGCCCTTCGGCTGGATCCTCGTGCTCGCCGTCATGATCTCGGCGATCTCCTCGACCCAGACGACGATCCTCCCGACCGCTCGCGGCACGCTCGCCATGGCGGCGTACAAGGCCCTGCCGCGGCGGTTCTACCGTGTGCACCCCGTCTACAAGACGCCGTCGTTCTCGACGCTCGTCATGGGCGTGGTCGCGATCGTCTACTACGTAGGCATGACGCTCATCAGCGACAACATCCTGCAGGATTCGATCCTGTCGCTCGGACTCGCCATCGCGTTCTACTACGCGATCACCGGCTACGCCTGCGTCTGGTACTTCCGCAAGGAGCTGTTCGACTCGGCGCGCAACTTCTTCTACCGGTTCCTGTTCCCGCTGCTCGGCGCCCTCATGCTCACCTACGCCTTCGTCCAGTCCGCGATCGACATGTACGACGTCGACTACGGCTACACGGTGCTCTTCGGCATCGGCGGCACCTTCGTGCTGGGCATCGGGTCGCTGGCGATCGGCGTGGTCCTGATGCTGATCTGGTTCCAGTTCCCGCGGGCCAAGGCGTTCTTCCGCGGCCAGAGCCTCAACCGCGACACCGAGGTGCTCGTGCCGGAGGACGGCGCCGATCTCGTCCGCTCGGTCGACGGCGGCATCTGA
- the ald gene encoding alanine dehydrogenase, translated as MRISVPAEVKNNEYRVALTPAGVHDLVLAGHEVIVQSGAGTGSSMTDEEYAHAGATLVEDAAEVWARAELLLKVKEPIPSEYGYFRDDLVLFTYLHLAADRPLTDQLVSDRVTAIAYETVQLPGRILPLLAPMSEVAGRLAPTVGAHTLLRSEGGRGLLMSGVPGTRPSRVTIIGGGVAGANAAYIAVGLGADVTVFDTNVPRLRFLDDHFQGRIKTAASNPLDLDRAVVDSDLVVGSVLIPGAKAPKLVTNEMVSRMRPGSVLVDIAVDQGGCFEDTHPTTHADPTFAVHDTVFYCVANMPGAVPNTSTSALTNATLPYVRQIAGRGWRDALRADAALAEGLNTHAGRVVNEGVATAHGLDAASLADVLA; from the coding sequence ATGAGGATCTCCGTCCCCGCTGAAGTCAAGAACAACGAGTACCGCGTCGCGCTCACACCCGCCGGTGTGCACGACCTCGTGCTGGCCGGGCATGAGGTGATCGTGCAGTCCGGCGCCGGCACCGGCTCCTCCATGACCGACGAGGAGTACGCCCACGCCGGCGCGACCCTCGTCGAGGACGCCGCGGAGGTCTGGGCGCGCGCCGAGCTGCTGCTGAAGGTCAAGGAGCCGATCCCGAGCGAGTACGGGTACTTCCGCGACGACCTGGTGCTCTTCACCTATCTGCATCTGGCGGCCGACCGCCCGCTCACCGATCAGCTCGTCTCCGACCGGGTGACCGCGATCGCCTACGAGACGGTGCAGCTGCCCGGTCGCATCCTTCCCCTGCTCGCGCCGATGAGCGAGGTCGCGGGCCGCCTCGCCCCGACGGTCGGCGCCCACACGCTCCTGCGGTCGGAGGGGGGACGCGGTCTGCTGATGTCGGGTGTGCCGGGTACGCGGCCGTCCCGGGTGACGATCATCGGCGGAGGGGTGGCCGGCGCGAACGCCGCCTACATCGCCGTCGGCCTGGGCGCCGACGTCACGGTGTTCGACACCAACGTGCCGCGCCTGCGCTTCCTCGACGACCACTTCCAGGGGCGCATCAAGACCGCGGCGTCCAACCCGCTGGACCTCGACCGCGCTGTCGTCGACTCCGACCTCGTCGTGGGCTCCGTGCTGATCCCGGGCGCGAAGGCGCCCAAGCTGGTGACGAACGAGATGGTCTCGCGCATGCGTCCGGGCAGCGTGCTCGTCGACATCGCCGTCGACCAGGGCGGCTGCTTCGAGGACACCCACCCGACCACGCACGCCGACCCGACCTTCGCGGTGCACGACACGGTGTTCTACTGCGTCGCGAACATGCCCGGAGCCGTGCCGAACACCTCGACCTCGGCGCTGACCAACGCGACGCTCCCCTACGTACGACAGATCGCCGGGCGGGGCTGGCGCGACGCGCTGCGCGCTGACGCCGCGCTGGCGGAGGGCTTGAACACGCACGCCGGGCGCGTGGTGAACGAGGGCGTGGCGACCGCCCACGGCCTGGATGCGGCATCCCTCGCCGACGTCCTGGCGTGA
- a CDS encoding asparaginase, which yields MPHTFPVAGAVELAVVERSGFIESRHAGAAVVLAPDGTVATTLGEADALILPRSSLKPLQALAFLTAGASLEGEKLALSTASHTGTDRHVAVARAILEQAGLDEDALACPAAWPEDRSARDELVRELGSPARIRMNCSGKHAAMLLTCTTNGWDVEGYLDPKHPLQVHIREVVERLTGERVAATAVDGCGAPIFAITLIGLARAVHRVATSSETSPFALHRNAGALVRAVRENPWAIDGPGMDDTIVIERLGVFAKGGAEGVMVMTAPDGTTVALKMLDGSGRAATAVALRLLERAGALQTSAVDDTMAALSLSVSGGGTTVGAIRPVF from the coding sequence GTGCCGCACACCTTCCCCGTCGCCGGAGCCGTGGAACTCGCCGTCGTCGAACGGAGCGGGTTCATCGAGTCGCGCCACGCCGGCGCAGCGGTCGTGCTCGCGCCCGACGGCACGGTCGCCACCACGCTCGGCGAGGCGGATGCCCTGATCCTCCCCCGCTCCAGCCTCAAGCCCCTGCAAGCCCTCGCCTTCCTCACGGCGGGCGCCTCCCTGGAGGGCGAGAAGCTCGCACTCTCGACGGCCAGCCACACCGGCACCGACCGTCACGTGGCCGTCGCACGCGCCATCCTCGAGCAGGCGGGCCTCGACGAGGACGCGCTGGCCTGCCCGGCGGCGTGGCCGGAGGATCGCTCGGCGCGCGACGAGCTCGTGCGCGAGCTCGGCTCCCCCGCCCGCATCCGTATGAACTGCTCGGGCAAGCATGCCGCGATGCTGCTCACCTGCACCACGAACGGGTGGGACGTCGAGGGATACCTCGACCCGAAGCATCCGCTCCAGGTGCACATCCGCGAGGTCGTCGAACGACTGACCGGCGAGCGCGTGGCCGCGACCGCGGTCGACGGCTGCGGCGCGCCGATCTTCGCGATCACCCTCATCGGCCTCGCCCGGGCTGTGCACCGCGTGGCCACGTCGTCCGAGACGTCGCCGTTCGCCCTGCACCGCAACGCCGGTGCGCTCGTGCGCGCCGTCCGCGAGAACCCCTGGGCCATCGACGGACCGGGCATGGACGACACCATCGTCATCGAGCGGCTCGGCGTCTTCGCCAAGGGCGGCGCCGAAGGCGTGATGGTCATGACGGCACCCGACGGCACCACCGTCGCGCTGAAGATGCTCGACGGCAGCGGCCGTGCGGCGACCGCGGTCGCACTGCGCCTCCTCGAGCGCGCCGGCGCCCTGCAGACCTCCGCCGTCGATGACACGATGGCCGCGCTGTCCCTGTCCGTGTCGGGCGGCGGCACCACCGTCGGGGCGATCCGCCCCGTCTTCTAG
- a CDS encoding FtsK/SpoIIIE domain-containing protein, producing MSRLLRGSLVRPPVPPASVAGADTSPVPAVDEPIVLPPPWTPSPRPGLPLLASIVPVVGSVALFLVTGSVLALWLALLGPLIALANMADGARSSRRARRAADRDARSARERAAVEVERRHAAERERLRQRHPDAATLLAAAEAEVWRPFPGRGDVLVVGAGDAPSAVRISGGGEAARTLRAGAAAVADAPVLLGVDTAVAVVGARVLVDAVVRALVVQACSIAAPGELELIAVSPRDAWAERMPHSHVPATRALAVLDADDPRPRRADGVLVRVPADTPPPSWCGAVLTVSSPQRARLDHDGRTSELRVECLSAVQAADVAADLAGRALALGVRTEVAETVVHLADLLADAPEPAAGGLRAVLGRHDGSPFPVDLVSDGPHAVVAGVTGSGKSELLISWILSLCAQTSTAEVSFLLADFKGGTAFDALSGLPHVTGVLTDLDGGGARRAIDSLRAEVRWRERALADAGARDIRDPRVHIPRLVIVVDEFAALLGAHPELHAVFIDVAARGRALGMHLILGTQRVAGVVRESLLANCPLRVSLRVTDAADSRAVIGTDEAALLPGGRAGAGRALVRRAGDGAPLAVRIALAEPGDVERVAHASRGPAPRRPWLPDLPAVVPLASLLGQGGAGDIVLGIVDEPERQRQSPALLSAADRGMLVVGAAGSGTSTILDVVAAQARGSAVRLPADAEAAWDTVSGLADHPPGRGDVLLLDDLDALAGAFPAEYAAAVFEALERLVRQAGAGGYLVVAGVRRLSGPVARLAELLPRRALLAMPSRADYLAAGGDGSHHATDAAPGRGRLDGRDVQFAIAEPEGDGQAADALRALEYPESDWTRVPGWIWGEPAADAGFAPERTTAFVARRSAVTRGALESWWAAGVAVISVEDVAAHSTAAITEVTAPRVVYGEPEEWQRHWTLLSRVRGDGDLLIDAACAGEYRLLTGDRTLPPYCAPGRARAWLRRAGGPAERVTLPTAPTAPTAPAAPAALAAPAAPGRRTAPPAPEPPRAPESVVLEPPDAPEPHVPAPEPPVPAPEPPIPVPVPPASTVPATRRSRRHERAS from the coding sequence ATGTCTCGACTCCTGCGCGGATCGCTCGTGCGTCCGCCCGTTCCGCCTGCGTCCGTCGCCGGCGCGGACACGTCTCCCGTCCCCGCCGTCGACGAGCCGATCGTCCTCCCGCCGCCGTGGACGCCGTCGCCGCGCCCGGGGCTTCCCCTCCTCGCGTCGATCGTGCCGGTGGTCGGCTCCGTCGCGCTGTTCCTCGTCACCGGCTCGGTGCTGGCGCTGTGGCTGGCGCTCCTCGGACCGCTGATCGCCCTCGCGAACATGGCCGACGGCGCGCGCTCCTCCCGCCGCGCCCGCCGCGCCGCGGACCGCGACGCACGGTCCGCGCGGGAACGCGCCGCGGTCGAGGTCGAGCGCCGGCACGCGGCGGAGCGCGAGCGCCTGCGTCAGCGGCATCCCGACGCGGCGACCCTCCTGGCCGCCGCCGAGGCGGAGGTGTGGCGGCCGTTCCCCGGACGCGGCGATGTGCTCGTCGTCGGTGCGGGCGACGCACCGAGCGCGGTGCGGATCTCCGGGGGCGGCGAGGCGGCCCGCACCCTGAGGGCGGGCGCGGCCGCCGTCGCCGACGCGCCCGTGCTCCTGGGGGTCGACACCGCCGTCGCCGTGGTCGGGGCGCGTGTGCTCGTCGATGCCGTGGTGCGCGCGCTCGTCGTACAGGCGTGCAGCATCGCCGCGCCGGGCGAGCTCGAGCTGATCGCCGTGTCGCCGCGCGACGCCTGGGCGGAGCGGATGCCGCACAGCCACGTGCCGGCGACGCGCGCCCTCGCCGTGCTCGACGCCGACGATCCGCGTCCGCGTCGTGCGGACGGCGTGCTCGTGCGCGTGCCCGCCGACACGCCACCGCCGTCCTGGTGCGGGGCCGTGCTGACGGTCTCGTCTCCGCAGCGGGCCCGCCTCGACCATGACGGACGCACGAGCGAGCTGCGCGTCGAATGCCTGTCCGCCGTGCAGGCCGCCGACGTCGCGGCCGACCTCGCAGGGCGTGCGCTCGCGCTGGGGGTGCGGACGGAAGTCGCCGAGACCGTCGTGCACCTGGCCGATCTCCTGGCCGACGCGCCCGAGCCCGCCGCCGGCGGCCTCCGGGCGGTGCTGGGCCGGCACGACGGGTCGCCCTTCCCGGTGGATCTCGTGTCGGACGGCCCGCACGCCGTCGTCGCCGGGGTGACGGGCTCGGGGAAGAGCGAGCTTCTCATCTCGTGGATCCTGTCGCTGTGCGCGCAGACGTCCACCGCCGAGGTCAGCTTCCTTCTCGCCGACTTCAAGGGCGGGACGGCGTTCGACGCTCTCTCCGGTCTGCCGCACGTCACCGGGGTCCTCACCGACCTCGACGGCGGGGGAGCGCGTCGCGCCATCGACAGCCTGCGTGCCGAGGTGCGGTGGCGCGAGCGGGCTCTCGCCGACGCCGGAGCCCGCGACATCCGCGACCCGCGGGTGCACATCCCCAGACTCGTCATCGTGGTCGACGAGTTCGCCGCGCTGCTGGGGGCCCATCCCGAGCTGCACGCCGTGTTCATCGACGTCGCGGCGCGCGGGCGGGCACTGGGGATGCACCTCATCCTGGGCACGCAGCGGGTGGCGGGTGTCGTGCGCGAGTCGCTGCTCGCGAACTGTCCGCTGCGGGTCAGCCTGCGCGTCACCGACGCCGCCGACAGCAGGGCCGTCATCGGCACCGATGAGGCCGCGCTCCTGCCCGGAGGACGAGCAGGGGCCGGGCGCGCGCTCGTGCGTCGCGCCGGCGACGGCGCTCCGCTCGCTGTCCGGATCGCCCTCGCCGAACCGGGCGACGTCGAGCGCGTCGCCCACGCGTCGCGCGGCCCGGCGCCACGGCGACCGTGGCTGCCCGACCTGCCTGCCGTCGTGCCGCTGGCCAGTCTGCTCGGCCAGGGTGGCGCGGGCGACATCGTGCTCGGCATCGTCGACGAGCCCGAGCGGCAGCGGCAGTCGCCCGCCCTTCTCTCGGCCGCGGACCGGGGGATGCTGGTGGTCGGAGCGGCCGGAAGCGGCACATCGACCATCCTCGACGTCGTCGCGGCCCAGGCGCGCGGATCGGCCGTGAGGCTGCCCGCAGATGCGGAGGCGGCGTGGGACACGGTGTCGGGGCTGGCCGATCATCCGCCCGGTCGCGGCGATGTGCTGCTGCTCGACGATCTGGACGCCCTCGCCGGAGCGTTCCCCGCCGAGTACGCCGCCGCCGTCTTCGAGGCGCTCGAGCGCCTCGTCCGGCAGGCGGGCGCCGGCGGGTACCTCGTGGTGGCCGGCGTCCGGCGGCTGTCGGGACCCGTCGCCCGGCTGGCGGAGCTCCTGCCGCGCAGAGCGCTGCTGGCGATGCCCTCGCGGGCGGACTATCTCGCGGCAGGAGGCGACGGCTCCCACCATGCGACCGACGCCGCCCCCGGTCGAGGACGGCTCGACGGGCGCGATGTGCAGTTCGCCATCGCAGAACCGGAGGGCGACGGCCAGGCAGCCGATGCGCTCCGGGCGCTCGAGTACCCGGAGTCGGACTGGACCCGTGTGCCCGGGTGGATCTGGGGGGAGCCCGCCGCGGACGCGGGGTTCGCGCCGGAGCGGACGACCGCATTCGTCGCCCGCCGGTCGGCTGTCACGCGCGGGGCGCTAGAGAGCTGGTGGGCGGCCGGTGTCGCCGTCATCTCCGTGGAGGATGTCGCCGCCCATTCCACGGCAGCCATCACGGAGGTGACGGCGCCGCGCGTCGTCTACGGCGAACCGGAGGAGTGGCAGCGCCACTGGACGCTGCTCTCGCGCGTGCGCGGCGACGGCGACCTGCTCATCGACGCTGCGTGCGCGGGCGAGTACCGGCTCCTCACCGGCGACCGCACCCTCCCGCCCTACTGCGCGCCGGGACGGGCCCGGGCCTGGCTGCGACGCGCCGGCGGTCCGGCCGAGCGCGTCACGCTGCCCACCGCGCCCACCGCGCCCACTGCGCCCGCCGCACCCGCCGCACTCGCCGCACCGGCCGCGCCCGGCCGCCGAACAGCCCCACCCGCACCCGAGCCGCCTCGCGCACCCGAGTCGGTCGTGCTCGAGCCGCCGGACGCTCCCGAGCCCCACGTTCCCGCTCCGGAGCCCCCCGTTCCCGCTCCGGAGCCACCCATTCCCGTCCCGGTGCCACCCGCATCCACGGTGCCCGCCACCCGCCGCAGCCGGCGCCATGAGCGCGCCTCTTGA
- a CDS encoding MIP/aquaporin family protein: MQEVNLGLYFLSEVVGTGLLILLGTGVVANVALAKTKGNAGGFLMVNWGWGLAVFAGVIASAYSGAQLNPAVSIGLLVRGTIDFPMFGVAVLGQMVGAIIGAVLCYVSYKQHFDDEPDAASKLGVFSTGPAIRSYGWNLATEIIATFVLVFVIFGFADYGVADVGVPGGIGGLSAVPVALLVVGIGASLGGPTGYAINPARDLGPRIAHALLPIKGKGSSDWSYSWVPVVGPLIGGVLAGLLAPVLLSLGS, translated from the coding sequence ATGCAAGAAGTGAATCTGGGTCTGTACTTCCTCTCGGAAGTCGTCGGAACCGGGCTGCTGATCCTGCTCGGTACCGGTGTCGTCGCCAACGTCGCCCTCGCCAAGACGAAGGGCAATGCCGGCGGGTTCCTCATGGTGAACTGGGGCTGGGGTCTCGCCGTGTTCGCCGGTGTCATCGCCTCGGCCTACTCGGGCGCTCAGCTGAACCCCGCCGTCTCCATCGGCCTCCTCGTGCGCGGCACGATCGACTTCCCGATGTTCGGCGTCGCCGTCCTCGGTCAGATGGTCGGTGCCATCATCGGTGCGGTGCTCTGCTACGTCTCGTACAAGCAGCACTTCGACGACGAGCCCGACGCAGCCTCCAAGCTGGGCGTCTTCTCGACCGGCCCCGCCATCCGCTCCTACGGCTGGAACCTCGCCACCGAGATCATCGCGACCTTCGTGCTGGTCTTCGTGATCTTCGGCTTCGCCGACTACGGCGTGGCCGACGTGGGCGTCCCCGGAGGCATCGGCGGCCTGTCGGCCGTGCCCGTCGCCCTCCTCGTGGTCGGCATCGGCGCCTCGCTCGGTGGTCCGACGGGGTACGCCATCAACCCGGCTCGTGACCTCGGTCCCCGCATCGCGCACGCTCTGCTGCCCATCAAGGGCAAGGGCTCCAGCGACTGGTCCTACTCCTGGGTCCCCGTCGTCGGTCCCCTCATCGGCGGAGTGCTGGCCGGCCTGCTCGCCCCCGTGCTGCTGAGCCTCGGCAGCTGA
- the glpK gene encoding glycerol kinase GlpK encodes MADYVLAIDQGTTSTRAMIFDRKGSVISVGQKEHEQIFPKAGWVEHDPLEIWRNTQEVIGLALSRADITRHDIAAVGITNQRETAVVWDKNTGKPVYNAIVWQDTRTQSIVDRLADGDTERYKTIVGLPLATYFSGTKIVWILENVDGAREKAEAGDLIFGTTDTWVLWNLTGGIDGGVHATDVTNASRTLFMDLETLQWRDDILADFGVPKSMMPEIRSSSEVYGNVESSSLLRETPIAGILGDQQAATFGQAAYDPGESKNTYGTGNFLIFQTGEEIVRSKNGLLTTLGYKLGDGPAHYALEGSIAVTGSLIQWLRDQLGIISSAPEVETLAKSVDDNGGVYFVPAFSGLFAPYWRPDARGALVGMTRYVTKGHIARAALEATAFQSREVLDAVNADSGVDLTELKVDGGMTANDALMQFQADILGVPVVRPVVAETTALGAAYAAGLAVGFWDNLDDLRANWQEDKRWEPNMDPEERDRQMRLWKKAVTKSMDWVDEDVV; translated from the coding sequence ATGGCTGACTACGTTCTCGCCATCGACCAGGGAACCACGTCGACGCGCGCGATGATCTTCGACCGCAAGGGAAGCGTCATCTCCGTCGGGCAGAAGGAGCACGAGCAGATCTTCCCGAAGGCGGGCTGGGTCGAGCACGACCCGCTGGAGATCTGGCGCAACACCCAGGAGGTGATCGGCCTGGCCCTCAGCCGCGCCGACATCACCCGCCACGACATCGCCGCCGTCGGCATCACCAACCAGCGCGAGACCGCGGTGGTGTGGGACAAGAACACCGGCAAGCCGGTCTACAACGCCATCGTCTGGCAGGACACCCGCACGCAGTCGATCGTCGACCGCCTCGCCGACGGCGACACCGAGCGCTACAAGACCATCGTCGGCCTTCCGCTGGCGACCTACTTCTCGGGCACCAAGATCGTCTGGATCCTCGAGAACGTCGACGGTGCCCGCGAGAAGGCCGAGGCCGGCGACCTGATCTTCGGCACCACCGACACGTGGGTGCTGTGGAACCTCACCGGCGGCATCGACGGCGGTGTGCACGCGACCGACGTCACCAACGCCAGCCGCACCCTGTTCATGGACCTCGAGACCCTGCAGTGGCGCGACGACATCCTCGCCGACTTCGGCGTCCCGAAGTCGATGATGCCCGAGATCCGCTCCTCCTCCGAGGTCTACGGCAACGTCGAGTCCTCGTCGCTGCTGCGCGAGACCCCGATCGCCGGCATCCTGGGCGACCAGCAGGCCGCCACCTTCGGCCAGGCCGCGTACGACCCGGGCGAGAGCAAGAACACCTACGGCACGGGCAACTTCCTCATCTTCCAGACGGGCGAGGAGATCGTCCGCTCGAAGAACGGACTGCTCACCACCCTCGGATACAAGCTCGGCGACGGCCCCGCTCACTACGCGCTGGAAGGCTCCATCGCCGTGACCGGATCGCTGATCCAGTGGCTGCGCGACCAGCTCGGCATCATCTCCTCGGCCCCCGAGGTGGAGACGCTCGCGAAGTCCGTCGACGACAACGGCGGCGTGTACTTCGTGCCGGCGTTCTCCGGTCTCTTCGCGCCCTACTGGCGTCCGGATGCGCGCGGTGCGCTCGTCGGAATGACCCGGTACGTCACCAAGGGCCACATCGCCCGCGCCGCGCTGGAGGCGACCGCCTTCCAGTCGCGCGAGGTGCTCGACGCCGTCAACGCCGACTCGGGCGTCGACCTGACCGAGCTGAAGGTCGACGGCGGCATGACCGCCAACGACGCGCTCATGCAGTTCCAGGCCGACATCCTGGGTGTGCCCGTCGTGCGCCCGGTCGTCGCGGAGACCACGGCTCTGGGCGCGGCGTACGCCGCAGGCCTGGCCGTGGGCTTCTGGGACAACCTGGACGACCTGCGCGCGAACTGGCAGGAGGACAAGCGCTGGGAGCCGAACATGGACCCCGAGGAGCGCGACCGTCAGATGCGCCTCTGGAAGAAGGCCGTCACCAAGTCGATGGACTGGGTGGACGAGGACGTCGTCTGA
- a CDS encoding OsmC family protein, which yields MNGEHHYALTATWTGNRGAGTTGYRDYDRGITVSVAGKPDVLASADKPFRGDPARWNPEDMLLASLSECHLLSYLYACVQAGVVVTAYEDAATGVMVEDGQGSGHFREVVLHPRVTVSDAAMVDAATAAHARAHATCFIANSVNFPVRHEPTILIAGD from the coding sequence ATGAACGGCGAGCACCACTACGCACTCACGGCGACCTGGACGGGCAATCGCGGCGCCGGAACGACCGGCTACCGCGACTACGACCGCGGCATCACGGTGTCGGTCGCGGGCAAGCCCGATGTGCTCGCCTCAGCAGACAAGCCCTTCCGCGGCGACCCGGCGCGCTGGAACCCCGAGGACATGCTCCTGGCTTCCCTCAGCGAGTGCCATCTGCTGTCGTACCTCTACGCGTGCGTGCAGGCGGGCGTCGTCGTCACCGCCTACGAGGACGCCGCGACGGGCGTCATGGTGGAGGACGGCCAGGGGTCCGGCCATTTCCGCGAAGTGGTGCTGCACCCCCGGGTCACGGTCTCCGATGCCGCGATGGTGGATGCTGCGACCGCCGCCCACGCGCGGGCGCATGCCACGTGCTTCATCGCCAACTCCGTCAACTTCCCGGTGCGCCACGAGCCCACCATCCTGATCGCCGGCGACTGA